One Miscanthus floridulus cultivar M001 chromosome 11, ASM1932011v1, whole genome shotgun sequence DNA window includes the following coding sequences:
- the LOC136494596 gene encoding uncharacterized protein, which produces MVVYVVHTRRERRGWRGGDASAMTSRNLVRLASRSAAATAPAIPSSSSSGGALSLSRAGGRSLRASSPPPPASISSAAGWEFRTLRSDGEDWEEVVVAAGDADAPDALQEATEEHGVVFGVAPTDDEVRAAVASIKQVFEKAPAVDSEAADLQALALPISGHPSSGIFVNHFALGSDASEVGLDEWTEPARLVLNSSALLTKEHRSVLDAFHLLHEDASVQKMVMALSTDKAVWDAVMNNDVVQEFRRSFQDAKETDLKGSSTAPPGFMMWVLENTQAKIREFLEKILGLVNMLFQAGGKNYDFSDDIVKMSFMLSVFVFIVVTIARIR; this is translated from the exons ATGGTGGTTTACGTGGTTCATACGAGAAGGGAGCGGCGAGGTTGGAGAGGCGGCGACGCATCAGCCATGACGAGCAGGAATCTCGTGCGCCTCGCCAGCCGCTCCGCCGCGGCCACCGCCCCAGCCatcccatcttcttcctcctccggcggcgcccTTTCACTGTCGCGCGCCGGAGGCCGCTCGCTGCGCGCCTCCTCGCCGCCTCCTCCGGCTTCCATCTCCTCCGCCGCGGGCTGGGAGTTCCGCACGCTGCGCAGCGACGGCGAGGACTGGGAGGAGGTCGTCGTCGCCGCGGGGGATGCCGACGCGCCTGACGCCCTCCAGGAGGCAACGGAGGAGCATGGTGTTGTGTTCGGGGTCGCGCCCACCGACGACGAGGTCCGCGCCGCCGTCGCCAGCATCAAGCA GGTGTTTGAGAAGGCTCCTGCCGTGGACTCTGAAGCGGCTGATCTACAAGCCCTCGCATTGCCCATCTCAGGGCACCCTTCGTCTGGGATATTCGTTAATCATTTTGCTCTGGGTTCTGATGCATCTGAGGTCGGACTAGATGAATGGACTGAACCTGCTAGGCTCGTTCTTAACTCAAGTGCTCTTTTGACAAAGGAACATCGAAGTGTACTGGATGCATTCCACCTATTGCACGAAGACGCTTCTGTTCAG AAAATGGTTATGGCCTTGTCAACTGACAAGGCTGTATGGGATGCTGTGATGAACAACGATGTGGTACAAGAATTCAGGAGATCCTTCCAGGATG CCAAGGAAACTGATCTCAAGGGAAGCTCTACTGCCCCTCCTGGATTTATGATGTGGGTCCTGGAAAACACCCAGGCAAAAATCAGGGAATTCCTTGAGAAAATACTTGGGCTCGTGAATATGCTCTTTCAAGCCGGGGGCAAGAACTACGATTTCTCTGATGATATAGTGAAGATGTCATTCATGCTCTCGGTGTTCGTCTTCATCGTGGTAACTATAGCTCGTATACGCTGA
- the LOC136494741 gene encoding carotenoid cleavage dioxygenase 7, chloroplastic-like, whose amino-acid sequence MSQHTIAAMHAVVHHHPGHRAPPPRRCSRGHGRSSVVVRAAAATTVTSNPGAAATAPDSPSAAFWDYNLMFRSQRAESRDPVALLVTEGAIPPDFPAGTYYLAGPGMFTDDHGSTVHPLDGHGYLRSFRFSGDGGGAATAHYSARYVETAAKREEHDDAGASSWRFTHRGPFSVLQGGTRVGNVKVMKNVANTSVLRWGGRVLCLWEGGEPYELDPRTLETIGPFDILGRIGGTTTDEAARDNDSSEAARRRRRRPWLQEAGIDVAARLLRPVLSGVFSMPAKRLLAHYKIDTKRNRLLMVACNAEDMLLPRSNFTFYEFDANFEPVQTREFVVPDHLMIHDWTFTDSHYVLLGNRIRLDIPGSLLALTGTHPMIAALAVDPSRQSTPVYLLPRSPEAEADASGRDWSVPIEAPSQMWSMHVGNAFEERNARGGINIQLHMSGCSYQWFNFHRMFGYNWQNKKLDPSFMNIARGREWLPRLVQVSIDLDKRGACRGCSVRRLSDQWTRPADFPAINPGFANRRNRFIYAGGASGSRRFLPYFPFDSVVKVDVADGSARSWSAAGRKFVGEPVFVPTGSSEDDGYVLLVEYAVSDHRCHLMVLDARKIGERDAVVAKLEVPKHLTFPMGFHGFWADE is encoded by the exons ATGTCTCAACACACCATTGCCGCCATGCACGCCGTCGTGCACCACCACCCTGGCCACCGCGCACCGCCGCCTCGCCGCTGCTCTCGCGGCCACGGGCGCAGCAGCGTCGTCGTCCGCGCGGCGGCCGCCACCACCGTCACCAGCAACCCGGGCGCCGCGGCGACAGCGCCGGACTCGCCGTCCGCGGCGTTCTGGGACTACAACCTCATGTTCCGGTCGCAGCGCGCCGAATCCCGCGACCCCGTCGCGCTCCTCGTCACCGAGGGCGCGATCCCGCCGGACTTCCCGGCGGGCACCTACTACCTCGCAGGTCCGGGGATGTTCACCGACGACCACGGGTCCACCGTGCACCCGCTCGATGGCCACGGCTACCTCCGCTCGTTCCGCTtcagcggcgacggcggcggcgcggcgacggCGCACTACTCCGCGCGGTACGTGGAGACGGCGGCGAAGCGGGAGGAGCACGACGACGCGGGCGCGTCGTCGTGGCGGTTCACGCACCGGGGCCCCTTCTCGGTGCTGCAGGGCGGGACCCGGGTGGGCAACGTGAAGGTGATGaagaacgtggccaacaccagcGTGCTGCGCTGGGGCGGCCGCGTGCTCTGCCTCTGGGAAGGCGGCGAGCCGTACGAGCTGGACCCGCGGACGCTGGAGACCATCGGCCCGTTCGACATCCTCGGCCGCATCGGTGGCACCACCACCGACGAAGCGGCACGAGACAACGACAGCAGCGAGGCTGcgcgtcgtcgtcggcggcggccgTGGCTGCAGGAGGCAGGGATCGACGTGGCCGCGCGCCTGCTGCGACCGGTCCTCAGTG GTGTCTTCAGCATGCCGGCCAAGCGGCTGCTCGCGCACTACAAGATCGACACCAAGAGGAACCGGCTGCTGATGGTGGCCTGCAACGCCGAGGACATGCTCCTCCCGCGCTCCAACTTCACTTTCTACG AGTTCGACGCCAATTTCGAGCCGGTGCAGACGCGGGAGTTCGTGGTGCCGGACCACCTGATGATCCACGACTGGACCTTCACAGACAGCCACTACGTCCTCCTCGGCAACAGAATCAGGCTGGACATTCCCG GTTCGCTGCTGGCGCTCACGGGCACTCACCCAATGATCGCCGCCCTCGCCGTGGACCCGAGCCGGCAGTCCACACCCGTCTACCTGCTGCCGCGCTCCCCGGAGGCCGAGGCCGACGCCAGCGGCCGCGACTGGAGCGTGCCCATCGAGGCGCCGTCGCAGATGTGGTCGATGCACGTCGGCAACGCCTTCGAGGAGCGGAACGCGCGGGGCGGCATCAACATACAGCTCCACATGTCCGGCTGCTCCTACCAGTGGTTCAACTTCCACAGAATGTTTG GTTACAATTGGCAGAACAAGAAGCTGGACCCGTCCTTCATGAACATAGCCAGGGGCAGGGAATGGTTACCTCGTCTTGTTCAG GTGTCGATCGACCTCGACAAGAGAGGAGCGTGCCGAGGATGCTCCGTCCGGAGATTGTCCGACCAGTGGACCAGGCCGGCGGACTTCCCGGCGATCAACCCAGGCTTCGCCAACCGGAGGAACCGGTTCATCTACGCCGGTGGTGCCTCCGGTTCACGCAGATTCTTGCCGTACTTCCCCTTCGACAGCGTCGTCAAGGTAGACGTCGCTGATGGATCGGCGCGGTCGTGGTCTGCCGCGGGGCGCAAGTTCGTTGGTGAGCCGGTCTTCGTCCCGACCGGCAGTAGCGAGGATGACGGCTATGTTCTGCTTGTCGAG TATGCAGTGTCTGATCACAGGTGCCATCTGATGGTGCTGGACGCAAGGAAGATCGGGGAAAGGGACGCAGTTGTGGCAAAACTCGAGGTGCCCAAGCACCTCACCTTCCCAATGGGATTCCATGGGTTCTGGGCAGATGAATGA